Proteins co-encoded in one Enterobacter sp. R4-368 genomic window:
- a CDS encoding helix-turn-helix domain-containing protein: MSGRIDYQIEKYSFTAVDETPRLARQWADVMDECRQTQAGAQERLRIALLNVDYATSLELPFRLLLVRAPQLIDSLRDELQISRKPAVISGSRWGCTYSLKSDLSAIPDAFSYRFSNRIRRLDPTNVTAAPYQQIAKEVKAPRERLKLALERGLQVTALDALFWFGIQRLAADVARLRKKGMRISTAETDVFDSLTGTTRRVPYYQLEQR, encoded by the coding sequence ATGAGCGGGCGCATCGACTATCAGATTGAAAAATATAGTTTCACCGCAGTTGATGAAACGCCGCGTCTGGCGCGTCAGTGGGCAGATGTCATGGATGAGTGCCGCCAGACGCAGGCCGGGGCGCAGGAACGTTTACGCATTGCACTGTTGAATGTGGATTACGCTACCAGCCTGGAGTTACCTTTTCGTTTGTTGCTGGTTCGTGCACCGCAGCTTATTGACAGCCTGCGCGACGAGCTGCAAATCAGCCGTAAACCCGCCGTTATCAGCGGCAGCCGCTGGGGATGTACTTACAGTCTGAAAAGCGATTTAAGCGCTATCCCGGATGCCTTTAGCTACCGCTTTTCCAATCGTATTCGTCGCCTTGATCCCACTAACGTTACGGCTGCGCCGTACCAGCAAATCGCCAAAGAGGTTAAAGCCCCGCGCGAACGTCTGAAGTTGGCGCTGGAGAGGGGTCTCCAGGTCACGGCGCTTGATGCGTTATTCTGGTTTGGCATTCAGCGGCTGGCCGCCGATGTGGCGAGACTCAGAAAGAAAGGGATGAGGATCAGCACCGCAGAAACGGATGTATTCGATAGCCTGACGGGCACAACGCGGCGGGTACCGTATTATCAACTTGAACAGCGTTAA
- the tssC gene encoding type VI secretion system contractile sheath large subunit encodes MLMSVQNESVATGESVVLQGTQAGGVYASLFEKINLNPVTTLSALDIWQDAQAMSDATADERLTAGMQVFLECLTKSGSKVEKLDRNLIDHHIAQLDYQISRQLDAVMHHEAFQAVESLWCGLKSLVDKTDFRQNVKIELLDLSKDDLRQDFEDSPEIIQSGLYKHTYIDEYDTPGGEPIAALISAYEFDASAQDVALLRNISKVSAAAHMPFIGSAGPKFFLKDAMADVAAIKDIGNYFDRAEYIKWKSFRETDDSRYIGLVMPRVLGRLPYGPDTVPVRSFNYVEQVKGPDHDKYLWTNASFAFAANMVRSFINNGWCVQIRGPQAGGAVQDLPIHLYDLGTGNQVKIPSEVMIPETREFEFANLGFIPLSYYKNRDYACFFSANSTQKPALYDTADATANSRINARLPYIFLLSRIAHYLKLIQRENIGTTKDRRLLELELNTWVRSLVTEMTDPGDELQASHPLRDAKVVVEDIDDNPGFFRVKLYAIPHFQVEGMDVNLSLVSQMPKAKS; translated from the coding sequence ATGTTGATGTCTGTACAAAATGAAAGTGTCGCCACAGGCGAAAGCGTGGTTTTACAAGGCACGCAAGCGGGAGGTGTCTATGCCTCTTTATTTGAAAAAATCAATCTGAACCCGGTAACAACGCTAAGCGCGCTGGATATCTGGCAGGATGCGCAGGCGATGTCGGATGCAACAGCCGATGAGCGTCTGACCGCAGGGATGCAGGTGTTCCTGGAATGCCTGACAAAATCCGGTTCGAAAGTTGAAAAACTTGACCGCAATTTGATTGATCACCATATCGCACAGCTGGATTACCAGATTAGCCGTCAACTGGATGCGGTGATGCACCATGAGGCGTTTCAGGCAGTAGAAAGTCTGTGGTGTGGGCTGAAATCTCTGGTGGATAAAACCGATTTTCGCCAGAACGTCAAAATCGAACTGCTCGATCTCTCCAAAGACGATCTGCGCCAGGATTTTGAAGATAGCCCCGAAATTATTCAGAGTGGTTTATACAAACACACTTATATCGATGAATATGACACGCCGGGTGGCGAGCCCATTGCCGCGCTGATTTCTGCTTACGAGTTTGATGCTTCTGCGCAGGATGTCGCTTTGCTGCGCAATATTTCGAAAGTGTCTGCCGCTGCCCACATGCCGTTTATCGGCTCTGCGGGGCCGAAATTTTTCCTCAAGGACGCGATGGCGGACGTGGCGGCGATAAAAGATATCGGCAACTACTTTGACCGCGCTGAGTACATCAAGTGGAAATCCTTTCGCGAGACGGACGACTCCCGCTATATCGGTCTGGTGATGCCGCGTGTGCTTGGCCGCCTGCCATATGGCCCTGACACCGTGCCGGTACGCAGTTTCAATTATGTGGAACAAGTGAAAGGGCCGGATCACGATAAATACCTGTGGACCAACGCCTCGTTCGCCTTTGCCGCCAATATGGTACGCAGCTTTATCAATAACGGTTGGTGTGTACAAATTCGTGGCCCGCAGGCGGGCGGTGCAGTTCAGGATCTGCCTATTCACCTTTACGACCTCGGCACGGGCAATCAGGTAAAAATCCCCTCTGAAGTGATGATCCCGGAAACGCGTGAGTTCGAGTTCGCAAATCTCGGCTTTATTCCACTGTCGTATTACAAAAACCGTGATTACGCCTGCTTCTTCTCCGCTAACTCCACGCAGAAACCGGCGCTGTACGATACCGCTGACGCAACCGCCAATAGCCGTATCAATGCGCGCCTGCCGTATATCTTCCTGCTCTCGCGTATTGCGCATTATCTGAAGCTTATTCAGCGTGAAAACATCGGTACGACCAAAGATCGCCGTTTACTGGAACTGGAGCTGAACACCTGGGTGCGCAGTCTGGTCACCGAAATGACCGATCCGGGCGACGAGCTGCAGGCTTCCCATCCGCTGCGTGATGCCAAAGTCGTGGTGGAAGATATTGACGATAACCCGGGGTTCTTCCGCGTCAAACTCTATGCCATCCCGCATTTCCAGGTCGAAGGCATGGACGTCAACCTGTCACTGGTTTCCCAGATGCCGAAGGCCAAGTCATAA
- the tssB gene encoding type VI secretion system contractile sheath small subunit, with protein sequence MSDSFQREIPKARINLKLDLHTGGAQKKTELPLKLLVTGDFSNGQETASLSERVKVNVNKNNFNSVLSDYSPKVNLVVENTLAGNGSEENISLTFRDMKDFTPEEVARQIPQLKAMLAMRNLLRDLKANLLDNQTFRKELEKILLNPSLSAELRDELSSLAPKQP encoded by the coding sequence ATGAGCGATAGCTTCCAGCGGGAGATACCGAAAGCACGTATCAACCTGAAACTCGACCTGCATACGGGCGGAGCACAGAAAAAAACAGAATTACCGTTGAAATTACTGGTGACGGGTGATTTTAGTAATGGGCAGGAAACGGCGTCTTTAAGCGAACGCGTTAAAGTCAACGTTAATAAAAATAACTTTAATAGTGTTCTTTCTGATTATTCCCCAAAAGTTAACCTTGTTGTTGAAAATACCCTGGCGGGTAATGGTAGCGAAGAGAATATCAGCTTGACGTTCCGCGATATGAAAGATTTCACGCCAGAAGAGGTTGCCCGCCAAATTCCCCAGCTCAAAGCTATGTTGGCAATGCGCAATCTGCTTCGCGATCTGAAAGCGAACTTACTCGATAATCAGACTTTCCGAAAGGAATTAGAAAAAATTCTTCTTAACCCCTCTCTCAGCGCAGAACTGCGTGATGAGCTCTCCTCTCTTGCGCCCAAACAGCCATAA
- a CDS encoding OmpA family protein — MRKSALSRAAFPVLICLAAALWVIWGFLNFSVPVNGVLTLTGSMVALLLMRRRYSRQQPVGQHVDEGVSPPAGFTGPVLLVCGDIDDELFVEDVCRTTAQGCYLKVGATDQLSTFAERLLAREPRMAGQLVVMFRCLPDLHKDEGRLRVSLKELRQQIKQLKNLSGYLPPVVLVGEFSGPETPWIVIRGKTPLVCPTDEPVQTLEAWRTLPENVTRLPYLSHAISLLQQVVMDELTKADRLCPVVTPFAVVVRSGAVRTEAGAIWPQWLFRHSRLLPPASSSTYPALWHFADPVLPLLAPYAMPLQDGKTGRRVVMFLLFCMVSALGLSVLHNQSLIGRIAADLQRWYAIPMTHYAPKAQSLQALQQDALLLERWQRQGEPQRYGLGLYPGERLWLSVQQAIDTWVPPPPPPKSKAVPKIIRLDSMSLFDSGMSDLRPGSTKLLVNSLVGIKAKPGWLIVVSGHTDNTGNPGLNQTLSMKRAEAVRDWMRDTGDVPESCFAVQGYGQRRPIATNDTTEGRALNRRVEISLVPQVDACQLPGKPSASSQDDDVSQH, encoded by the coding sequence ATGCGAAAATCTGCACTGTCACGGGCTGCGTTTCCGGTGCTGATTTGTCTGGCCGCCGCGCTCTGGGTGATTTGGGGTTTTCTGAATTTCTCTGTGCCGGTCAACGGTGTGCTGACGCTGACAGGGAGCATGGTGGCGCTGTTGCTGATGCGTCGCCGATACAGTCGCCAGCAGCCTGTCGGGCAGCACGTTGATGAGGGTGTTTCTCCGCCAGCCGGTTTCACCGGTCCGGTTTTACTGGTATGCGGCGATATCGACGACGAACTGTTTGTCGAGGATGTATGCCGCACCACAGCGCAGGGCTGCTATCTGAAAGTGGGGGCAACGGATCAGCTAAGCACATTTGCTGAGCGTTTACTCGCGCGTGAACCCCGTATGGCCGGGCAACTGGTGGTGATGTTTCGCTGCCTGCCAGATTTGCACAAAGATGAAGGGCGACTGCGTGTTTCTCTGAAGGAACTGCGTCAGCAGATAAAGCAGCTGAAAAATCTTTCCGGCTATTTGCCACCTGTCGTGCTGGTTGGTGAGTTTTCCGGACCGGAAACACCGTGGATCGTGATTCGCGGTAAAACGCCGCTGGTCTGCCCGACGGATGAACCAGTGCAGACGCTGGAGGCGTGGCGGACTCTGCCTGAAAACGTGACCCGTCTGCCGTATCTGTCGCATGCCATTAGCTTGCTGCAACAGGTGGTGATGGATGAACTGACGAAAGCGGACAGGCTGTGTCCGGTTGTCACGCCGTTTGCGGTGGTTGTGCGCAGTGGGGCTGTCCGTACTGAGGCCGGTGCCATCTGGCCGCAGTGGTTGTTTCGCCATTCCAGGCTCTTACCCCCGGCTTCCAGCTCAACGTATCCGGCGCTGTGGCATTTTGCCGATCCGGTTTTGCCGTTACTTGCACCTTATGCCATGCCTCTTCAGGACGGGAAAACCGGGCGTCGTGTGGTGATGTTCCTGCTGTTTTGCATGGTCAGCGCGCTTGGTCTGTCCGTGCTACATAACCAGTCCCTTATCGGGCGGATCGCTGCCGATCTGCAGCGCTGGTACGCCATTCCGATGACGCACTACGCACCGAAAGCCCAGTCACTACAGGCCCTGCAACAGGATGCCTTGCTGCTGGAACGCTGGCAGCGCCAGGGCGAGCCGCAGCGTTACGGTCTGGGACTCTATCCGGGCGAGCGTTTGTGGCTCAGCGTTCAGCAGGCCATTGATACGTGGGTTCCACCACCGCCACCGCCAAAGTCAAAAGCGGTGCCGAAGATTATCCGCCTCGACAGCATGTCGCTATTCGACTCGGGTATGTCCGACCTTAGGCCAGGCTCTACCAAACTGCTGGTCAACTCCCTGGTAGGCATCAAAGCCAAACCCGGCTGGCTGATTGTCGTGTCCGGGCATACCGATAACACCGGCAATCCTGGGCTTAACCAGACGCTCTCCATGAAGCGCGCCGAAGCGGTACGTGACTGGATGCGCGACACCGGTGATGTGCCGGAAAGCTGTTTTGCGGTGCAGGGCTACGGTCAACGTCGCCCCATTGCAACTAATGACACCACGGAAGGCCGTGCGCTCAACCGCCGTGTCGAAATCAGTCTGGTACCGCAGGTCGATGCCTGCCAGCTACCGGGCAAACCCTCAGCGTCATCACAGGATGATGACGTTTCTCAACACTAA
- the tssL gene encoding type VI secretion system protein TssL, short form translates to MRKDIDIDDLMADSWLTVSQLRHAARAPDGKALYKNCCAQVESVREALEHAGYDSESIAHITYAQCALLDEAVMNRKSVPAGTEADSSDSESATVAPQKADMDEGIKAWRAAPLQARYFGSLRAGGALYDRIAEVLRQPSPVPAVLTCYQRVLALGFQGQFAFSGAGQTQREEVIAALNERVPPLETSVDLVVQKTGKRRYNILRSVWFWIILAALVTALVWAGGHLWLKDLLRQQLPELR, encoded by the coding sequence ATGAGAAAGGATATCGATATCGACGACCTGATGGCGGACTCCTGGCTCACCGTGTCTCAACTGCGTCACGCCGCCAGAGCGCCGGATGGCAAGGCGCTCTATAAAAACTGTTGTGCCCAGGTGGAGAGTGTACGCGAAGCGCTGGAGCACGCTGGTTACGACAGCGAGAGCATCGCACATATTACCTATGCGCAGTGTGCCCTGCTGGATGAAGCGGTGATGAACCGTAAATCTGTGCCTGCTGGAACAGAGGCGGATTCGTCGGACTCTGAATCTGCAACAGTGGCACCGCAGAAGGCTGACATGGACGAAGGCATCAAAGCCTGGCGCGCAGCGCCGTTGCAGGCCCGTTACTTTGGCTCGCTGCGTGCGGGTGGTGCTTTATATGACCGCATTGCGGAAGTGCTGCGTCAGCCGTCACCGGTTCCTGCGGTGCTGACTTGCTACCAGCGTGTTCTTGCGTTGGGGTTCCAGGGGCAGTTTGCCTTCTCTGGTGCCGGACAGACCCAGCGAGAAGAGGTGATTGCCGCTCTTAATGAGCGCGTACCACCGCTGGAGACTAGCGTTGATCTGGTCGTACAGAAAACCGGTAAGCGCCGCTACAACATTCTGCGCTCCGTATGGTTCTGGATAATCCTGGCGGCACTTGTCACTGCACTGGTCTGGGCTGGCGGTCACCTGTGGTTGAAGGATCTTCTGCGCCAGCAATTACCGGAGTTGCGCTGA
- the tssK gene encoding type VI secretion system baseplate subunit TssK yields the protein MKIYRPLWNEGALLAPQQFQQQSGWESFSRAGLSRLYSPFPWGVERVEFNDALLASGRVQVQTLRLWLPDGTLVDTQNSDLPPEPREVALPDSGQVESVTVLIALPVMQPGIVNVQMETVSAERPLRYREEWVAVQDLFGQEEEPMAVARFNLAFRFDHESNDAWQTCAVARLLRDGQGGWRQDPDFVPPMAMFSASSLLRERLVLLNRQLRSRRQRLMAMRRESNDRMADFAVADVSLFWLLNALNTHARVLTEFERFPARHPEQVWAELARLAGSLLTFSLDRDLDAIPGYDHHAPENTFPPLFELISELLEASLPSRVVAVNMTRLDEQTWKAVLHDIRLREEADFYLSVRSNLPAWQVAEKFTEMAMAGTPDDVGQITSVAMEGIGLIPLTRVPAALPVRLENQYFVLDMESRAAQEMLEQGVCLFYVPSLLGELELELFAVLRS from the coding sequence ATGAAGATCTATCGTCCGTTATGGAATGAAGGGGCCTTGCTGGCCCCTCAGCAGTTCCAGCAGCAGTCCGGGTGGGAATCTTTTTCCCGTGCCGGATTATCCCGGCTTTACAGCCCCTTTCCGTGGGGGGTTGAGCGAGTCGAGTTCAATGACGCCCTTCTCGCGTCTGGTCGGGTGCAGGTGCAGACCCTGCGTCTGTGGCTGCCGGATGGCACACTGGTTGACACACAAAACAGTGATTTACCGCCTGAGCCGAGAGAAGTGGCGCTGCCGGACTCCGGTCAGGTGGAGAGTGTGACCGTGCTGATTGCGCTGCCAGTGATGCAACCCGGCATTGTTAATGTCCAGATGGAAACAGTGTCTGCCGAACGTCCGCTGCGCTATCGCGAAGAGTGGGTGGCCGTTCAGGATCTATTCGGTCAGGAAGAAGAGCCAATGGCCGTGGCCCGTTTCAATCTCGCGTTCCGCTTTGATCACGAAAGTAACGATGCCTGGCAGACCTGTGCCGTAGCTCGTCTGTTGCGTGATGGGCAGGGTGGCTGGCGTCAGGATCCGGACTTTGTGCCACCGATGGCAATGTTCTCTGCAAGCAGCCTGTTACGTGAACGTCTGGTGCTGCTGAACCGCCAGTTGCGTTCCCGACGCCAGCGTCTGATGGCGATGCGTCGCGAGAGCAATGACCGCATGGCAGACTTTGCGGTTGCCGATGTCTCGCTGTTCTGGTTGCTGAATGCGCTAAATACGCATGCCCGTGTTTTGACTGAGTTCGAACGCTTCCCGGCTCGTCACCCTGAACAGGTATGGGCAGAGCTGGCGCGACTTGCCGGCAGCCTGCTGACGTTTTCGCTGGATCGCGATCTGGATGCGATCCCGGGCTATGACCATCACGCTCCGGAAAACACCTTCCCGCCGTTATTTGAACTTATCAGTGAGCTACTGGAAGCCAGTCTGCCGTCGCGCGTGGTTGCCGTGAATATGACCCGCCTGGACGAGCAAACCTGGAAAGCGGTGTTGCACGATATCCGTCTGCGCGAAGAAGCCGATTTTTACCTGTCTGTCCGTTCAAATTTGCCGGCCTGGCAGGTAGCCGAGAAATTTACCGAAATGGCCATGGCCGGTACCCCGGATGATGTGGGCCAGATTACCAGTGTGGCAATGGAAGGCATTGGTCTTATCCCGCTTACCCGTGTTCCTGCAGCACTGCCGGTGCGCCTGGAAAATCAGTACTTCGTGCTGGATATGGAGAGCCGTGCGGCGCAGGAGATGCTGGAGCAGGGCGTGTGCTTGTTCTACGTACCGTCACTGTTGGGCGAGCTTGAACTTGAACTGTTTGCGGTGCTGCGCTCATGA